From Quercus robur chromosome 8, dhQueRobu3.1, whole genome shotgun sequence:
ATTcgttaaagaagaaaaaaatcaaagttaagAGTTTAGTAAAAAAGTTACTGGAATGGTGTGTCTGGGTATACTATTTGTGTACAAAGGAAGctattgcccccccccccccccccctcccacctctttttctctttctttcctttttttaatcagtaagaaataaaaatacattaaaagatgaaaaaaggGGTGCAGTATACAGGAAGTATACTACAGAACAGTGCAgacatgaaaagaaaataaaaatcagcaTAATATGAAACCATCCAACACCGACAAAAAATCTGAGGAAAACTCAGGGGAAGAAGAATGAGTACTAAGCCACAGTAAAATAGTGCTCAGTAGGTGAGACTTAAGAAGGAGAACTGAGGATTCTTTGTCTTCAAACACCCACAAATTCCTTTCCTCCAACAAATGCACGTAAGGCAGGAAGGAACTGCACTCCACACAGGCAGCCTGTCCTTTTTAACTGTAATAGGCTGCCCAACAACACAACAGATCCCCCACCCTTTGAGGCATCACCCAACTAACTTATTCCCATCAGACACCACAGAAAATCCCATGATTCGCTAGCCACCCgacaatgaagaaataaattatCAATGGTCTCCCCTCCAACCTCtgtccaccaaaaaaaaaaaaaaaaggaagattaaGGCTTGCATTGGACCTTGGGTAACTGCCCAAACAAAGATCATTCATTCCACAATGAATAGACCCTAATGCAAGAATTGGGGTTGCACTTTGGTTTTAATTCGATCAAGTTCTATTTCTTTGCATGtaaattagttttaatttgatgtCTTCTACTTcccctactttttcttttttctttttcccactaGTGTTCGGCCTTGTGCATCTGATTTGTACAATTATGTAACAGAAAATACTAATTCATCCACAAAAGATTAAGAGagggaaatggaaaaaaaaaaaggaataaaatggaGTCAACAAAACAATACATCTAAGCATAACTATTTGTTGttatataaaaaactaaaaaattatgctaAGGAACAAAAGATAGCAAAAATAGGTCAAGAAGAGGATTACAAACAAGTCATTTTCCGTTCTTAACCACCCAAAGCAAGCAATAACCACTGATGAGCTGCTTTCTTAATGAGCATGGCTCTATGGGAATTTTTTCAGCAAGAAGATAGGCATTCAAGAAAATAGAagatttaaaatgtaaaatcaaTATCTTTGGTTGACATATTAagcaattttttaataatacatgAACATTTAGTACAAGTGTGAAAACATGAAGTTAAAAGATATCACCATAacattatcaataaataaaatgttgagTACATCTATCtatacattttaaattataaatgtcAAGAAACATGGAATTCACAACCTTTTGATAAATAAGCTTGCTAAGTTGATAACCAACAAAATCCACTTTGTTTTTTGATACTTAATATATgattatcaaagaaaaattgaaatgagGCTAATGCTATCTACTCAACTATCTCCTCAATATAACCAACCACAACCTTGATAAGCTCTCTATTCTAAATATAAAGCCACTTAATAAGGATTTATAGAGCAgtgttacacacacacacacacacacacacacacatatatataactCATAATCAATGCCAATTTGCCAAGTATATATAAGATggacaaaatgaaaaagaccaaaaatataagcatgaaaataaaatgaatcttGCCTGTTGTTgttcctctctcttctttcctaGTAAGTAACTGCACGATTGGGTTCATCCAGCAAAACTAGACTCTCAACATAAGAATCAAAAAAAGTATACCCATTTCCATTGATGCTATGATCGAAAATATACCCATATCCAGTAATCCCAAGCACTTTAAGCTTCTGGCTCTCAAAGTGTAGTGAGATGAGCGCCCCATCATGCATTTCAATTATAACCTCACCACTTCTTCTAAAACCCAATGCCCTTGGTACGTACTCACGGGAACATTGACCATCAGACAAAGTAACAAGTTTGGTCCAGGATGACTCATCAGCATATTCTTTCATCACCCAAATATTTAAACAGGGACTAGAAAAATCCTGTTGATGAAACAAGGCAAGGGAATTCCTATAAACTGAAATAGACATGCGCACCCAATACTGATCTCCATCGAAACCATTCAAAAATTCTGGCAGCGCAATCTCACGAATGACCTCGTCCCCCAGATCCAACACCATAACAAAGGATTGCAAATTGTTGGTTATAGTTCTCCTGAAAGCAATCCAATGCAGAGCACCATTCACAAAAGCCAGTGGCTCGCGACCACGAACAACACATCTCGAAGGCAAACCAACAGTAACCATTCTCCACTCATCAGTGGCAAGTGAGTAAACCTCAACCTTGAGCGAAGACCCATCTTCGTCCTCTCTATCCAAAAGTCTCACAACTCTCACCACTTTATAGTCGTTAGTCTTGGAATCAAATCCAAACCCAGTAGTCTCTTCAAACCCACCGTAAGTGGAGTAGCTGACAATGGGTCTAGAAGTTCTGGTGAACTTTCTAACACAAGGGTTCCAGAGAATGTAAGAGTTATCGTAAGAGAGTAAATCTCTGGCAAGGCAAACCAGGCCATTACAAGTACCCACCACACGGAGTATCACGCTACCGCTTTGAGCAGGAAAAGGGGAGTCAAACCTGGTGTGTTCGTTGAAGTCTTCTTCTtcgttgttgctgttgttgttgttgtcccAATACAACGTGTAGACTTCTCTTTCACGTTTATCCCACATCGTACCTTCATTTGGACAAAGCCTGAAGAGAAAGAGGCGGTTGTTGGAGTTGGAGGAGGAGTGGTGGAGATGGGTGGAAATGAAAGAAGGGTTTTGGATGAGGGATTTCCATTTTTTGGAGACACAGGTACAAGTTATGATGGATTTGATAGGTAGTTGTAGGAAAGCATGGGTTAGGATTCCAGGTGGAAGAGAGTCCCACATCGGTTCTTTGTCTGACATTGCTGcccttgagagagagagagagagagagagagggggtgTTTAGAGTTCAGACTACAGAAACGAGAGATTGAAGAGAGTAGGgggggccaaaatggcccattagcatgtttttttgaactatttagcaacagagcactgtttcggaactatatagcaatataccactttttctggtactcgagcttggtgagctcgagtaccatgttttttactggtcaaacatcttctaaaaaaaaaaaaaacgccgctatagggcccgaaaacgtcactatagggcttaaaaacgccactatagggccccttgaacctgttatgggggcttataaaaaaattttgcagtaaaacgccgctatagggcccaaaaacgtcactatagggcttaaaaacgccactatagggccccttgaacctgttatggggacttataaaaaattttttgcaggaaaacgccgctatagggcccgaaaaacgtcactatagggccccttaacctggtatgggggcttaaaaacgccgctatagggtccgaaaacgtcactatagggcttaaaaacgccactatagggctccttgaatatggggcgacagtggattaaaaaaacatggtactcgagctcaccaaactcgagtaccagaaaaagtggtatattgctatatagttccgaaacagtgctctgttgctaaatagttcaaaaaaacatgctaatgggccattttggccgagTAGGGGGTGTGATGAAATGGTAAAGTGAAAACATAATAGTCCTAAGCCCGAGTTATATAAAACTTAGTCGAAAGCCCACCATCCTCAAAGGCCCACTTCTAGTGATAGGGAAAGCAATAGCTTGTATCAGCCTTGACAAAGAAGATGCTAagggtggagagagagagagagagagagagtagacaGAAGAAAGAGCTTTATACCTAGCTCATTGCACAAGAGCTTGATAGATGTtccaatacattttttttttaaaaaaaaactgtaaatttttttaatttaattttacatCTAATTGAGCCACcatgaaattattaaaaaaagtattaataaCTTGGATTGAGATTCTCTAGAGTTCTTAGAACATCTTTACAGATTAAGATCCTAATTTATATGTTTGAACATTGGTCGAGCATGTATTAATTAATCATTCAATCCTAATGATTAATTAACTCTCAAGTAGTAGtctattttatccaattttgaGGTATAATTCCTTCAAAGCAaccaaaattctattttatttctaaatatttttaatatgaaagcACTTGTGTTGTGGAGATTTAGACTCTCTCGTAGTAGtctaatttatcaaattttgagGTTTAATTCCCTTGAAGCAtccatatttttttctaaaaatttattctCTCAAAATATCTTATATGAATCATCAAcctccatttaaaaaaaaaaaaaaatttattctctcAAAATATCTTATACAAATCATCAACCTCCGCATCCTATTCACATTTCTAGCATATAACAACTAgtgcaaacaaaaacaaaattgataatcAACCATTCCAAAGGCTCCAAAACCAGGGAATTAAGGAGAGGGACAACCAAGGTTGCAAATTATAGGTTTTCTAggtttctaaatttttaaaaggaaaagtcTAGGATAacataatttttcacaatttcttgCTACAACTGTGACGTGGTAGGAtgtaattggtaaaaaaaaaattgtgggtcCATGTATAAGTGATAATTAACCACTCACAATCTGCCACGtcaaaattgtggcaaaaaagttgtgaaataatttgtgaTCCTAAAACTActctttttaaaaactaaaataaattaataaattcaaaatttgacatgtcaatttttttttttttttttttttagcgaaTAGactatttattataaaaagaagGTTAAGATGAAAAAAAACTCTATACAGTCAAGTATTCTAGAACTGTAGAGAATCTTGATTCCAAGAACAATACCATTTTCAATAGAGATATAGGATATAAAGCCAACAGGCAAGCTACTTTGCCTAACAATATTTGGACTACTTTGCATGTTGTGATTCATAGCCAAATGAAATTTTGCTAACGAATCCACCTACCTATATAAGCCGTTGATGGCAGAATCCCTAACACACAAGGCTATGTCTTAGATAATGGAACATGATTTAAGCAAATAATAGACTAAATTGCAATTTAAATCCATCAGATTTAGAATAATTTGATTTTGCTCCAAAAGTTTCAAACACTATTCTACTCAAATAGTcaaacacaaagagagagagatgtgagaaaatgaactaaaaaattattttttgatttattgAGTGAATAGTGCTCAAAAAATGTTTTGGGCCCACTGTTCATTGTTACAAATTTTTCGGCAATTTATTGAGCCTATTCATGAAGCTTTTGCGTGagttttgtgaaaatttagGCTAAATGTGGTTTTGAAAAGCCAAATGCTAATGCTAATCAGATAAACAGAAACTAAAACTAGCTCTGAGATTTTCTTCATGTGCTTTATCATAGCCTATATGAGAGATTTTCTCTTAggtgagtttttatttttatttttttatggaactctTAGGTGAGTTTTGATTACTGAGGTACTTCTTCTCAAGGGTTGAAGCCCAAGGCAAACCCAAGCgccatatatacacacacacatatatatatataaatgcaattcaaaaaataaaaataaaaattttctagtgTTCACTTTTGATACAGAGTTACAATAAATAACCAACACAAAGCAGATGGTAACTCCTTGAATGTCATTCACTATCTGAAACAACATTTGTGTCATCTGTCATTTTATGGAAGGAAATTTTAGTAGGTTCAAGGCATGTTCTCAAGGTGTCATGCCCAAGCTGTGCTCTTTCATTGTCTCCAAACCCAACGATTTTTCCATGATTAGTGACAACAACTGTGTGGTACAACCCAGTACTAATTTGAGAAACATGGTGACATCCTAAGCATTCAAGGATTCCAAGCCTCATGACTTTATCAGAGACTCCCCATTCTGGGAACCCAAGGCTACCAATACCCATCCACCCAAAGCCATAAAGCGATCGGTTATCTACTAGTACAtgggagatgcacatagacaaatTATAGGCAGATAGGAATGACTAAAAGAAGATAAGTAGTACCTAGATCGGCAGATGTCATAGTAATAATACACACTAATTTCTATAAATAGAATGGTGGTGTGACTTTACTATGTGTGCATGTGTGAAAGTTATGAGAAAAGTTTAGTGTAGGCAGAGTTAAATGACTAAGTTCTGTTAGTGTTTAGTGTATTAGTTTGAGCACACATTTGGGTGTTTTTGGttaatttatgttttgagagttttttgtGAGAGTTTATGCGGttgtaattcaatttattaatagtGATTTTTGTTTAGCGTTTGCCTGTGAATTTAGGTTTGGAGTACACCAAATCTTGTTAACTCTGGTGTATTGTGGTGCTTTGTTGTAATTTTGTATGTGTATCCTACAACATTCTCTAATatctaaaacaaagaaaacatatctcaaaaatatttataattgaagaaaaaaaaaacacacttttaaggtccaaaaccttaaaaaataaaaataaaaaccacaattcaaatctaaaatgagaaaaaaatgtcacatcaaaTTCAAAGCTCTCtccttaataaaataaacaaaatttagttgaaaaattcttaaattatagggaaaaaaaaaatgaaacagaCATTTAGAGTACCTCCATATCTCTATGAAGTATAGGTTTCCAAATCATAGGATCCCAGTATAGAGTAGGCCTCAGTTCCATTTGTCATAGAGAGATTAGAGACTGAGAGAGAAGATGTCATACGGTTTGGAATAAGAAGGAAATGCAACcgtttaaaaaaatcagattgaTGAGTTTTTAAATCAAGTGATGACAACCgaagaattttaaaagaaaagaaaaatattcatggataaattatttttgatagatAAAATATCGAAAGCTAACTAAAATATTCATGGataaattaaaatccaaaattagGTAAGCTTTAAATGTTAGACTTGAGATGAAAGAAATGAAGGAGGATAGTAACTATTTATGATATTGAACTCTAACTGCTGAAGGATGGCAATTTAAGGGTTgagcccaaaaaagaaaaatgttatgacCCTCAAGATTGAACTAGCTACCCACTATGCTTCTGATATGCCTGTTGTCTATTGCTGCATAACCTGTTCGCTAGTTTCATTGCTGCATAATCTGCCACCTGCTGTCTGCATCAGCTGAGATAGTTGAGTTACTGTGTGCCAGTTACATGGCTGCTGCTTTATCACTGCTGCATTGTATTGATACCTGTACTTGAGCATTTTAGTTACCTGTAATTAGTTTACACTAGTCTTTGTTAGCTCACTTGTACTCTGCTTATTCTTGCTATAATTGGAGGACAATTGTAAAGTACTAGACTTTGATGCATCTAACTAGTTCTATAATCAACAATGTGAAAAACAACTATTCAGCATGTTGTTAATTAGGAGTTAGTTAAGCTGTTGGGGAGTGTTACACTAACTAACTACCACGACAGGCATTacaagaaattcaaaaacagtTATAGTCTACTAATTTGTTTGTGCAGAAAATGGCTGAATCAGAAGAAAGGAAGTAGCAATCAGGGTCACAAGGCTACCACGTTCCTAGCAATTCAACAGCTTCAGAGTCTGCATTGGTAAGCCAAATCAAACCC
This genomic window contains:
- the LOC126694952 gene encoding F-box protein CPR1-like; translated protein: MSDKEPMWDSLPPGILTHAFLQLPIKSIITCTCVSKKWKSLIQNPSFISTHLHHSSSNSNNRLFLFRLCPNEGTMWDKREREVYTLYWDNNNNSNNEEEDFNEHTRFDSPFPAQSGSVILRVVGTCNGLVCLARDLLSYDNSYILWNPCVRKFTRTSRPIVSYSTYGGFEETTGFGFDSKTNDYKVVRVVRLLDREDEDGSSLKVEVYSLATDEWRMVTVGLPSRCVVRGREPLAFVNGALHWIAFRRTITNNLQSFVMVLDLGDEVIREIALPEFLNGFDGDQYWVRMSISVYRNSLALFHQQDFSSPCLNIWVMKEYADESSWTKLVTLSDGQCSREYVPRALGFRRSGEVIIEMHDGALISLHFESQKLKVLGITGYGYIFDHSINGNGYTFFDSYVESLVLLDEPNRAVTY